TCAGATAGGCCCAGTGAGAATGAACCTTCGACCGCCGCAGCTGCATCGTGAACAACATCGCCCCCACGGTCAGTAACAACCATTCGGGACGGATTTCGGCTTGTGGATAAAACACGGCCAGAATGATCAAGCCTGCGGCATCATCCGCGATCGCCAATAACAACAAAAACGCGATCGCTGGGTGGCTGGCACCAAAAATGAATCGTGCAATCAAGTAACTAAATGCAATATCGGTCGCACACGGGATCGCCCACCCTTTGCCTAACGAATCATGCGTTCCGGTGAAATAAGTCCCCGCGATGTACACCAGGGCTGGGCCCATGATCCCACCGACAGTGGCAAGCAGCGGAGTCGCTGCCTTTTTGGGATCCGCCAACGATCCGCCGGGCAGCAACGATTCCCACACCTCCTTGGCCGCGATCGCAAAGAACAATGCCATCACGATGTCGTTGACAAAGAAATGTAACGTAAAGCCATGCGAACTCGCATGCTCGGCGGCATCATGACCACCGGCGTGAGTAGCGGTGAATAAGGACACCAAATCAAAGTTCACAAACGCTTGATAGCTGGGCGAATGGATGTTCGCCCACACCAGAGCCGACACCGCCCCGACGATCAGTAAAAATGAATTATCGATCAGCTTGCGAACAAGTCCGCGTTGTTTTGGTTGCCCCGACATCAAATCACGCTGCCCCAGCTTTAAATGAGAAGACGGCAATCCCGTAAAGCTGGGATCGCTCGTCATTAAAGGTGGGTTACGCTATGAGCCGCGACTTTCAATCGCAGCAAAGCGATGGCGTTAAAAGCGTCCGATGAGGCAGTTTGTGGCGGTTATCCGGAAGGTGAGAGTCAGAGTCCAAGAAAAAAGGCTCACAATGTGAGCCTTTACGCGATTTAGTGGCACGCGAGTTTCGTTTTTAAGTGAGAACTTCTCGCCTGCTAAAACACGGCAACCCTCACTCGTATTGCAATTGAGCAGTCGCGGTCGTGTCGCTTGCCGAAATCAAACGCACCCAGGCCGCACTGAACGCATCGGGGAACGAATACGTTAGCGTTTCACCGGCCGGCACATCAAACGACTTGTAGCGTCGCCAATGACCGTCCCCGGTGATGTCCACTTCGACATGCATCGTGACGGGTGTGTCTGAGTCGTGCGTTAGCGATAATGACTTGCGATCGTAACCCTTCATCAGGTACGGATCCGATGGCTGTCCGGCCTTGACCGTTGTGCTGAGCCATGGGCCGCCGTGACCGACCGGTTTGCCGAACTTCCAAAGGTCATCGATCCCGCCAAACCACAACGCCGCATCCTGCTTTTCATCGGCGAAGACGTGACCATCGTTTTTCGCATCCTCGCCAACGCCGGTCAGTACGAGCAGTCCGTTCCAGGTACAGAAATCGGCGATCTGTTTTGCGTGGCTCGACACGGGACGCATCAAGTTGAACGCCGGCGGGGCTCCGTTGATCACCAATGGCACCTCATAGAACGTGCCATGGATATTCGCCAACACTCGCTCGGATTCGACTTCGCGGACATCTCGCGGCCATCCCGACGCAAACGGCTTGTCATAGGCCGCGTTTCCTTTGGGCAATCGCAACCGTTTTCCGCCGTGCTTCAATACTACCGAAGCTTCATCGACCGTAAATTGCGGTTGGACGTTCAATAGGTCCGCTAGTTTTGGATCGTCTTCGTCGGCTTTGAATTCAAAACCTGCCTTGGTGAAATCAAAGAAGCGGTCCTCTGACGCAATCACACGCAAATTTCGATTTTGCTTGGCGGCATAGACCAACGCACTGCGTGCTTGATCGTCGTCTACGCTAGCAAGTCCGGCAAACAACGTCTGATTCTCGGACGCGCTTCCGTCGACAAATTTGGCCGCCGTTTGGTGCAGATACGCGGTGGCAACACAATCACGATTCGTTTTCAGCCGCAACCAAATTGCATCGAAATCCTCTGGCAATTCATAGGCCACGTATCCGTCGGCGGGGACTTCGATCGATTCGTAATCGACCCAAGTGCCATCACCACGACGGTCCACTTGCAATGCAAAAACAACGGGGGTGGCATCGCCATCGACGATTCGCTGCTCCACCGGTCGGGTGACAATCGAAGAGCGATCGGTTTTGATGTTCAGCTCACTCGGTTTGGATCCAAGCACAAACGCGGTATGAGGCATCCCAAATGATCCCGGTTGATGCTCGGTTGCGTTTTCAGGAATCGTGATCGTGCCCGGTTCGAACGAACGAGCGTAAACCACGTCTTGTAAATTCTTGCCCCATATGAGCGTCATGTCGGTCATTTTCCAGGCGGGATCCAAGGTTGGATTACCACGTTGGTCGACGGCTAGAAAGACCGTGACCCTTTGGTCAACGTCAAACGAATAGCCTTTGGCCGCGCGATGCCAATCGCCTCGAGGGACGGTGACTCGGGGTAATGAGGCGAGCCGATCGGGCATCGAACGAATCTCTTGTTGATCGCTCGCTCGGAGGGCCTCTTCGCCTTCGGTTGGCTTTGTGCGTCCGGTGGCAAGATGCAAAACACGGCGATCAAACCCTGAAACCAAGAACGGATCCGACGGGGTGTTTGCCGTCACTTTGTCTTCGATCCATGGACCGCCGTAACCGCTTGCAGGGCCCCATTCTTTCAGGTTTTCGTAGTCGCCAAACCACAGATTCGTTTGTGGTTGTCCCGCCAAATGGTTGCCTTGGATACTGGTTTCATCCGTCGCCAACACCAACTTGTCATTCCAAGCACAAAAGTCGGGGATGTACCGCAAGTGGCTTCCGATCGGCTTGATGCCAGCCGAGTTTTGGCTGGTAAACGTCTTGGGAAAGTCAAAGAACATGCCATGCATATCCATCATCCAGCGACCGTCGGTGATCTCGCGAATTCGCGGCCACTCGGTGTACCAACCATGGATGGCATCGTTACAAAAGGCGGCTTTGGGCAACAAGTAAGTATGCCACGTTCCGTCGTCGAGCACCTTTAGCCGCACACTGCGGCGATCCCAGCCCATCGTCCAAATCGGGTCATTGCCGTCGCTTCCACCCGCGATGCCGTTGGGGCCGGTGACCTCGGTGTATTGACGACGTTCGACGATTTTCCAATTTTCGCCATCGTATTCGGCTAGTACACCACGTTCTTCGCTGTTCTTTGCGGCGCCTCCGACAACCAGATCATCGTAGGTGCCCGCGGCGTGTTCGCCGTTATTGGATACCACCAAACGTCCCTGAGAAACATAAGCCCCTTTGCCATGCCAACCGGGAACCGGTTTTTTAAACAATCGCTTGACCGCCAACGTGTGCACATTGGCTTCCCAAATCGCCCCTTCCATATCGATGTAGTAAACCATGTTCGCGGGATCAGTCAGATGCCGCGTGATAGCGGTCACTCGCATCGGCATGTCTGCTGGCGAGATGACACGAACGTTGCCCTCGGCGTCGATCAGGTAGTGAGCGATCAGCAATTGATTCGATTCCGCGTGGATCATCCGTCCCGCCGGAGTACCGCCAACGCTTTCAGGATGCACGCTCAGCGTTTGCAGATCTTCGCCGATCGAGAACAGTTTGTGTTCGCTGCCGCGAGGTTGATGCGGCGCGTAGTTGACCATCCACAGTCTGTCGGCCCAAGGCACGATCGCTCCGATCCCACACTCATCATGCCCTGACTTGAAGTGGCCTCCGTTTTGACTGTAGATGCCATAAGTGGTCAAATGCGGATACACCCCGCTGATGTGGAGGTCGTTGCGAACCTTCTCGTCTCGGTGAGATAGGCTTCCAGCGTTTCGGTCCGCATTGGGCACACTCTCAGCCTGTGGAACTTTTCTAGCTTCAATTTCTGTCGGATTCTCCGCAACCAAAGTCTTCTCGTCCGCGGCGATGTCACTGCGGTGCTTGCGTAGTTGGTTCGATAAATCTTCGACGACCATCGCGTTGCTTGGATCACTAGCCACGTTCGTTTGTTCGATCGGGTCTCGATCCAAGTCGTACAATTCTAAAAAACGTTCTCCTTCGCTCGTTTCGGTTTCAATGTACTTCCAACGTGAACTGCGAACGGCCCACAACGGTTGGCTTCCTAATTGTTGTGACGGAGCTTCGTACAGAAAGCTGGTTCGCCAATCGGCAGGCTTTTCCGCACGCACCAGCGGCAGCAAACTGCGACCGTGTAGCGATTCTGGAATCGGCAATCCCGCTAGATCGTAGATCGTCGCTGTCAAATCGATGTTCAAAACCAACTCGGAAACAACTTGCGTTTTCGTGTTGGGACCGGTGATCGCCATTGGTACCCGCATCGATTCCTCGTACGGCAACACCTTGCTGGTCATGCCATGTTCACCAAGCATCCAGCCGTTATCCCCCATGAAGATGATCCACGTGTTGTCACGGATTTCGAGCGATTCGATTTCATCGAGCACTCGGCCGACCGCGGCGTCCATCTGCTGGACGCTGGCAAAGTATTCTTTGGCGTGTTGACGAATATTGGCTGGGTCGTCATAGCCATACGCTAATGCTTGAGTGCGGTTGCGAGCCGACTTCAGGTATTCAGGTTTTCCCGAAAGGTCATCGTCCCAGGTTTGCGGAAGTGGCATCTCAGATGCTTCATATTGCCCCAGATAAGCCTGTTCTGCTGGCCATTGGTGACGGTGGTCCATGTGCGGCACCTGCGTGTTCATCCACAACACAAACGGAGCGTCGTTTTCGATCGCTTCGCGGATGAAACGAATCGACTCATCGGCGGTGACATCGTCGACAAACCCTGGCATGACTTTGGTTTCGCCTGCGACCGTGAATTTGCGGTCGTACCACGTGCCGTTGGACCAACAGGTCGATGCAAAGTCGAATCCACAATCCTCGGGCTTGTTTCCCAAATGCCATTTTCCAGTCACGCCGGTCTGATAGCCGATTCTTCTCAGCGACTGGGCAAAGGTGACTTCCGAATGGTGGATTTGACTCTTTCCGATTTCCGTCACCCCGTTGGCACTTCCATAGCGGCCGGTTAGACAAGCGGCTCTGCTCGGCGAGCAAATCGCCAAGGTGACAAACGCATTTTCGAAACGGGTTCCCGACGCGGTAATGCGATCGAGATTGGGGGTTCGAACAAACGCTTCGCCAGATTCACTCGTTGCGTCCCAGCGATGATCGTCGGTCAGGATAAAGACGATGTTCGGTTTGCCCGTGTCGGCCGAGGCGATCGTCCCCGCGACGGCGAACATCAGGCTGGCCAAAACGGCAACGTGGTGGGAACTCAGACGTCTCATTAGAAATACCGTTTCGTTAACGAATTCGAGGAGGGATTTGCAGGGCGGGAGAGTTGCCCCATAAGAGCCTTCAAACGCGGAATGAGACATCGTAGCTCAATAAAAAACAAAAATTGCTAAAATCGTGTCCTGTAGAGCCAACTTCGGCTCTCTTTCCCTAGCCAGCGCTATCGAGGTTTGATGATCGACGGATGACGGACGATGCCAAAGCGAATTCTCAGCCGCCAACCGGTGTCCCTTCATCGGTCGATGACGCTTCGTCGGATCAAATCGACAGCGCTGCCGAAGCGAATGATGCCGCGTTGCAGCGAGGACAACTCGATCGGCAACGAGAATACACCCAACGGTTCGAACAACATCGCCGCGTGATTTTGCTGTATTTGCGAAGCCTGCTTCCAACCCAAAATGATGTCGACGAAGTCTTCCAAGAAACTTGCCTAGTGACTTGGCGTGAATTTGATCGCTTCCAAAGTGGAACCAATTTCGCAGCCTGGGCCTGCACAGTGGCGTACAACCAAGTGCGTGCCTGGCGAAAACGACAAAGCCGTGAACGACTACGTTTCAGTGACGATTTGACGCAACTTGTCTCTTCGGAACTGATCGATCATCGTGAACACTATGAACGCTATGTGACCGCGCTGGATCAATGTATTGAACTGCTTCCTGATCATCACCGCGCTTTAATCGAAGATCGGTACCGAAACGAAATTCCCCTCGAAGTGGTTGCCCAAGCATCCAACCGTTCCAGTGCCACTGTTCGTCGCATGATCAACCGAGTCCGCGAAACTTTGCGTGATTGTGTCGCAACGCGAATGCGGATGGATCGTGAAACATAAAACCAACCGAAAACGATGACGACCGAAAACGAAGTAAACCCCGATCGCTGGAACCGCTACTGCGCGCTGCGTGATTTGGTGCTCGACGAAGAGGCGGACGAAGCTCAGCTAGCAGAGCTGGAAGCATGCGTTGTCGCGGATTCGTTACTTAAACGCGATTTTGTTGAATCCTTACAAACTCGTGCCGCGATCACCTATACGAAAGATGAATTGGCGGTTTCTCCCGAAAAATGGGCCATGACATTCCTACCGGTGACCTCGGCGACACTGCCGTCATCGTCGCGGTGGTGGTCCATGCCCAAATGGGCGTACCTTGGGATCGCTGCTGGGATTCTTTTTTTCATGACCTCCGCATGGGTATACTTTGATCGCGGTGGTGACCAAGAGATGGGGCTGATCGTCAAAACCGAAAACTGCCAATGGCAGGGATCGACCATCCCGACTGTCCCAGGATCCTCGCTGCGTCGTGGCCGACTTGTTCTCGCTCGCGGGATTGCCGAACTACGGATTGGTTTGGTCGACGTGACGATGGAAGGCCCAGCGGATTTGGAATTGATTGGCTCGGATCGATGTTTTGTGCACTCAGGTCGTATCCTTGCCAAAGTCCATGCTGGCGGTGAGGGTTTCCAGGTGCAAACCCCCACTTCACTATTGATCGATCGCGGTACCGTGTTCGGTGTGAACGTCACCGCCGACGGCAATTCGGATTTGACCGTGGTCAACGGTCGCGTCGATGCGAAACATCTGTCCTCGGGTGCGACCGTCTCAGTGACCACCCATGATGCGAGACGATTCACCCGTGTGGGAATTGAAACATTTACCAGGGAAAGCAACGACGAAGCAACGGATGCTCCGAGGCATTCCTACGCTACGGACGAACTATCAACCGTTCAAATCTCGACCGCCATTGGCGAGGGCCGCGACGGCTACGTGATGGCGAGCAAACAGTCCGAAGAAAAGGTGTCGCGAGTTGCCCTGTTGGTGAAAGAACCGCCTGATTTTCATTGGGGCACGCCTTTCCGCCGCCGTGGCTATCTGCATTTTGATCTATCGTTTGTTTCCGAGCGAACGGTCCACTCGGCCAAACTGCAGTTGCAAGGCGTTCCCACCGAGATCGGTTTTCTATCATTAATGCCCGATGCCACGTTTGCCGTTTACGGGTTGACCGACGAGTCACTCGAAGATTGGGACGAAGCGACGCTGAGGTGGCAATCATCACCCGGAATGCTTGCTGACGGCGTGACGCTCGACCCTGCAAAAACCAAGTTGCTGGGGAAATTTGTCGTGCCCCAATCCGATCCCACGCGAATGTTCAGTATCGCGACGCCCGAACTTGCCGAGTTCCTGAACCAAGACACCAACGGCGGTGCTACGCTGATCCTGGTCTCGGAAACTGCCGGCATCAAGGATTGTTACGTGCATGGATTCGCCAGCCGGCGACACCCCGACGCATCCCCGCCAACACTGCGGTTGACGTTAACTCCCTAGCAAAAAATGTCGGACACCTTTTTACGGACACTTTCTTTCGCTTAGACGCCACCGCCTCCGGCATTTTCTGACTCAAAGCGAGACTCTTCGGCCTCGTAGACCGATTTGTCTTCGAGCGGTTTGACTTCCGACGTCGGACCGCTGTCACACCCGCTGATCACACACGGCGCGACCAAAAGCATCAACATCAATAACCTATGAAACATGTTGGGGAGTCCTAAAAGAAGAAGGAAAGAAAAAGAACCGACATCGTGTGGCACATGCCAGTAAAACGACCGGGCATCCTGTGAGCTGTTGGCGTTAAAGAGCGTTTGGCTCTGGAATATCACAACCCGAAGCGTGAGCAAGGGAATCGTTATCTTGACTCGGTACTTCACCGACGCATCGGGTTACGATGATGAGCGTCCCGCAAGGAAGAACCAGGCTTTCTAAACGGGACACAGCCGCGCTCCTGTCGGCGTACTTTAGAAATCGGCTTGAACCGTTTCCTTGGCGGCAGCCGAACCGAGGGCTCCCCACAAACCGTAAGGACTCTTTTCTCCGACGTTGCTGTTGTCCTTAGAAATGCTCCAACCCGACGCGGTGTTGCCCGAATCGATGCTGTCGGTGATGAATTTCACTGCCCCATCGGCAAACAACACGTGACAACCACCTTGGTGGCGACTCGATGCGCTATAGACACCATGTTCCCAATAGGTTCCGTAGCCATTGAATCCCATCACGCTCGGCGAGTTCGGTGGCAACACCGTGGTGATCGACGTCATCGCTGGCAGTGCGTCGTACCAACGGCCGCCGCGTGATTGCCCAAACGTGGTAAAGAGCTGCGATTCAGGAACGCTATAGAACAGCGGCCGCTGAGGGTCGCGTAGGGTATCGAGAATCGCGGGTCCACGCGAAACCGTTTGAGCTCCGCCCGATCCCGAAAAGTGGCTGTTGTCCAACACGCCACCGATCACGCCGGTGTCACCGAGATAGGTTGCGATTTCAGCCATCGCCACCGTGTTGCTGGTGCCGTCGAGAATGTCTCGGAAACCTCGATACCGTTCTCGAGTAAAGACGCCTCGCAATGAACCACGATCAAGGTAGATGTTCGGATTGCTTGGTGGACTTGTATTCCAATTGGTGTTTTCGTTGTAGAAGATTCGTTTGACCGAATCACCAAGCGAATACGCGTAATTCGTTAACGCGGCTCCGCCTGCCGGTTGCCCTGGATCGGAAGGACAGCGATAGGACACAACCTGCGTTCGCCATGGACGATAATCATCGATATCAATGTGCAGTGCTGGACCAAACGCCGGCCAACCTGTTCCTGAACCAAGCGTGATCGCGGCGCTCGAATGAGGGGACTCACCGGGTTGAGCCAACAGCGGATTGGACATCATCTCCCATAGCGATTGCTGTTCGATAAACGGCAACAGGGCGACCAGACAATTCAGTCGCCCCGTGTGATGACGAGTCCCGCTGCCTCCGCTGGGCAGCTTGTTGTAGGCCGCATGGTAGTTGTGTAGACCGAGCCCGATTTGCTTGAAATTGTTGCTACACGACATCCGCCGTGCTGCTTCCCGCGCGGCTTGAACCGCCGGCAACAATAAACCGACTAGCACGCCGATGATGGCGATCACCACCAGCAATTCAACAAGGGTGAACGCAGGACGAGGACACTTTTGACCGTTAATAATACCACCTCAATTTGATAAGAAAGGGATGAGCGAAGGTGTGACCACGATCCGGAAAACAGAAACTCTCTATAGAGCGAATTTACGAAATGAGAATTCTCATAATAGGGGGACAGTCCCGATAGTTCGCAGTCCTCATTTATAGAGCGGTTGTAAACGAACTCAGACATTAATAACAGAAATTTTTTCGTTATTTCCTCTAGGAGGTCGCCGATTTGCACGCAACGGGCATTTTGCATGACCGTGTCAGGGTCCCTATAGGTGCCAATCGTCAATCTCACTGATCCACTGAATCCAGACGACCGGACCGCTATAACGTAGGAACGAAATCGTGACTTCCAACCTGGAATCAAACGATGTGATACGGGTCACTCGCTTTGGCGAGCACGATCCGGTGCCATCAATCCTGGCAAATACCCACGCGATCTTGGACACGATCCTTGACCAGCACCCCCACATGCCACGGTCCTCGTGGCTCGCGTCATTCGCTTCTATTTAGGCTCTACCATGAAACTGAGAATCTCTTTAGCACAGATGGATATTGCGTTGGGCGAACCGAGACGCAATTTAGAAACATTAAAAACGTTCATTGATGCGGCCGTGGTAGCCGGATCGGATGTGCTCGTTTTGCCCGAGCTTTGGTCAACAGGATACGTCTTGGAACAAGCCGAGAAGTTCGTCACCCGTACCACCGAGGGCATCTTTGCCGACGTCTCTCAACTTGCACAGCAACATCGTCTGCACATCGTGGGATCCAATCTCTCGCTGCTCGCTGAAAATCAATATGGCAACACGCTTACTTGGGCAGCACCCGATGGAACTCTGCTCGGAAGCTACAATAAGATGCATCTATTCAGATTGATGGACGAGGAGAAATATCTAACGGCTGGTGACGAGCCCGTTATGATCGCGACACCCTGGGGCCAGGTGGGCCTTTCGATTTGTTATGACCTGAGGTTTCCGGAACTGTATCGCCAATATGCGCTCGCTGGTGCCCAACTCATTCTCGTTCCTGCCGAGTGGCCTCATCCGCGTTTGAATCACTGGCGGACGCTGCTCCGCGCACGCGCGATCGAAAATCAACTCTTTGTGATTGCCTGCAACCGAGTGGGGCAAGGCGGCGACGTATCCTTCTGTGGCCACTCGGCGATCGTTGACCCGTGGGGCGATGTACTGGTCGAAGGGGGCGAGGAAGAAGGACTGTTCACGGCCGACATCGATACCACAGCGGTGGAAGAGATTCGTGCAAAAATTCCCGTCTTCGCGGATCGCCGCCCGGAGTTGTATACGAAGTAGGCAGATCAGCAATTTCAAAGCGTCGGTGGAGACACCCCGTCGTCGGTCGCCACCGCGTCGGGACGGCCGGTGTGATCGATGCTCGCCATCAGCAACGGCGAGACTGATCTTCTGAGGCGAACTGATTCACGCAGGGCTGCTGACATTCAATCAAGTGACCGTGAATCCGTTCAGATGCAGTACTCGATCGTATCCAGGTTAGAAACCGCGACCGGTTCTTGATCCAGGATGGACCGCGCTACCAAGTACGCTTGCTGACGCAGTTCGGGCACCGCGATACTCTCCCATAACGTGCCCTTCAAGATCGGGCCGATCGCGCGCATGAAAGGCACCGGAGCATCATTGGTGTCCAGTACCGTGAAGTCATCGGCCACCGCGATTCCCATGTCCATAGCATCCGGTTTGGCCAAACCTCGATCGAACAGATTGCGATACAGCGGCAACGCGGAATCGGAGAATCGAGATTTGGGACCTGTGCAATTGATGACCAAGTCACCTTCGATGCGTTTCGGCGATCCTTCGCGATCCACCATCTGAATTTCGATACCATGTTCACCCGCCGTTAACGATTGGATTGTCGCTGGGGTGATGGTCAATTGACCGCAGTCGAGCGCATCGGTGATTGCATCATGGATCGGGCCGGCGATACGGTGACGAATCACGTTCCAGTCCGCCGAGTACTTTTTCAAGAACAATGTCCGTTCATCGAGCGATAGGTCCTTCCACAACTGTTGCGTGCGACTTCGCAATTTGTCGACCGCGATCGCAGGGTTTTGGCTGGCGCCCCGCAGACGTTCACAATCCTGGCGAATCAATCGCACCAACTCTTTTAACGAACGCGTTTGCCCGTCATCAGGGATCACCTGTGGCCACTCGATGCCACGGAAATGACGCTGCGGCAACATTCCATTGCGAGAGATCGCGGTCACCTTTCCGCACCACCCTTTGTTGCGAAGTGTCACGATCACATCAACCGCAGTCAGCCCGGTCCCCAAGATCACAATGTGCTTGTCGTCGCTGGGAAGATTCTCGTGCCAATCCTTCCATGGGTTGCCGCAATAACGTCGATCGTTCGCGAGTACGCTGGCGCCGGGCAATCCGGCCGGCGGTTGATTCCCGGTCGCCAACAAAATCGATTCGGCTTCGATCGGCTCGCCGTTTTCCAACATCACCACGCCCCCTTGGTTGCCGCTAGCCGACAAACCGCGCGGAACTACGTCGACGGCAGAATCCTCTACCACTTCGCACTGGACGCTGGATCGAGGATCCGCCGTACCGAGATAGTGAGCTGCTAAGCCACGAACATAATCACCAAAAATTCGCCTAGGAATGAACGTTTCGCGAAGGGTATCGTCGTCGATCGCATCAAACTCGCTTCGCGAGCGCAACCAATCGAAAAAGTGCGACGGATGATCCGGAAAAGCCGACATGTTTCGGGCTGCCACGTTCAGCAAATGCTCGCTACGCGTCGTTCCGTATGCGGTCCCGCGGCCAAATGGGCTTCCTGAGTTGATGATCACAACTCGCTGAGGTGTGGTGGCGAAGCGAGTAAGATTGACGGCGGCCAGCGTTCCGCTGAACCCGCCACCGATGATGGCCGTGGTTGGCATGTCGACAAACTTCCATAGATAGAGAGGGAAGGTGATGCGCCCAAGGGGGCACGCATCCCACTTGCAGTTTTCAAGGAGGGGGGGGACCGTAAACCAGTCTCTGTCGCAACGGGTTTAAACCGCATACATCAGATCTTGATTCGCGAATATCTTATCGATAAAGTATTATTGCGTCAACTGATATCGATCCTTCACCTTCCTTTACGAATCCCTCCCTTCAGGTTCCTTTTGATGAGCGACCTTTCCCAAGAACTGCACCGCTGCGAACCTTTCGCAAGCGTGGATCAAGAAGCCGTCGTGAGCTTGGTTCGCACCGGGGACCAACTCGACAATCACTTAGCGCGATTCTTTCGCCAACACGACATGACGTTTTCGCAATACAATCTGCTTCGCATTTTGGATATGGAG
This genomic stretch from Novipirellula caenicola harbors:
- a CDS encoding carbon-nitrogen family hydrolase, whose translation is MKLRISLAQMDIALGEPRRNLETLKTFIDAAVVAGSDVLVLPELWSTGYVLEQAEKFVTRTTEGIFADVSQLAQQHRLHIVGSNLSLLAENQYGNTLTWAAPDGTLLGSYNKMHLFRLMDEEKYLTAGDEPVMIATPWGQVGLSICYDLRFPELYRQYALAGAQLILVPAEWPHPRLNHWRTLLRARAIENQLFVIACNRVGQGGDVSFCGHSAIVDPWGDVLVEGGEEEGLFTADIDTTAVEEIRAKIPVFADRRPELYTK
- a CDS encoding FAD/NAD(P)-binding protein — translated: MPTTAIIGGGFSGTLAAVNLTRFATTPQRVVIINSGSPFGRGTAYGTTRSEHLLNVAARNMSAFPDHPSHFFDWLRSRSEFDAIDDDTLRETFIPRRIFGDYVRGLAAHYLGTADPRSSVQCEVVEDSAVDVVPRGLSASGNQGGVVMLENGEPIEAESILLATGNQPPAGLPGASVLANDRRYCGNPWKDWHENLPSDDKHIVILGTGLTAVDVIVTLRNKGWCGKVTAISRNGMLPQRHFRGIEWPQVIPDDGQTRSLKELVRLIRQDCERLRGASQNPAIAVDKLRSRTQQLWKDLSLDERTLFLKKYSADWNVIRHRIAGPIHDAITDALDCGQLTITPATIQSLTAGEHGIEIQMVDREGSPKRIEGDLVINCTGPKSRFSDSALPLYRNLFDRGLAKPDAMDMGIAVADDFTVLDTNDAPVPFMRAIGPILKGTLWESIAVPELRQQAYLVARSILDQEPVAVSNLDTIEYCI